A single window of Coleofasciculus sp. FACHB-T130 DNA harbors:
- a CDS encoding plasmid replication protein, CyRepA1 family yields MHPPSLNPKHFQELALDSGIDRDLALLNFISLEGDAFYEYLLISNRIPRTNTGMVSSWWLHRYAHGAKGGWWCSGLDPLNDWRLMEWGCYKPNHPRPDKKGKLIKYEHPPCTPTRIFCLRVPLHIWQQTASRYGVPMPEKIAIAQNGEALGFWQWVLEMKIPTILCEGAKKAAALLTQGYAAIALPGITSGYRVTKDFQGNVLSRQLIPDLLAFTRLKRTFFICFDYETQPKTIKAVNQAQTQLGELLEEQKCPVKIIRLPGLQKGVDDFIVAQGAAAFQTVYEASLNLETDLAKSKPHTELTYSPALTLNRRYLEKLPFPTSGLVGIKSAKGTGKTTALVSLIQQAKNRGDRVLLLTHRIQLGQFLCEKIGVNWINHRTLEKRDKNPDNLLPIAPSLGLCIDSIWKLNPEHWQGAIVILDEVEQSLWHLLNSDTCKDKRIKILRVFQQLISTVLQTGGLVIAQDADLSDLSLDYLKGLAGIKIEPWVVLNEWKPDGWDVTFHNTPNPTLLIQQLELDLIAGRKCYVTTDSRSGRYSSETIDRYIKQRLEQFLRQYPKTLVVSSQTTSTPGHEAVNFVESINQKALDYDAVFVTPSLGTGVSIDVEHFDRVYGIFQGVIPDSEARQALARVRQSVPRIVWCAKRGIGMIGSGSKNYRVLSHWYQENQKENLALMSPLHPVDVDLPLVYDLIHLRSWAKFAARVNASITLYRQSMLEGLIAEGHQVNVMSDAPPYERLRELRMALLAAAPRDWETSKKLVREIVKIQQEFEVRRKKTKSIKHQIVKIRNQIELQAASAVANSPDIERREYERLLTKRSLTDEERNQVQKYILKQRYGVEVTPQLKLRDDRGYYSQLLVHYYLTHESEYFQLQDQQEWHQQLERGEGKVFLPDLNTYTLKIEALRALGVLQFIHPEREFKETDLDLVELKATALRCSKHIKRAIGISIPMETEKERLSCIKVLSKVLNLLGLKLRSFKRKENGYKNQIKVYRIDSKTLDDGRNEIFEAWRYREGLIEESVSNQRVFTLKSERCTTPCKPTLFHSQR; encoded by the coding sequence ATGCATCCACCCAGCCTAAACCCCAAACACTTTCAGGAATTAGCCTTAGACAGCGGTATTGACCGCGATCTGGCTTTGCTCAACTTCATCTCATTGGAAGGAGACGCCTTTTATGAGTATTTGTTGATCTCCAATCGCATTCCCCGGACGAATACTGGGATGGTGAGCAGTTGGTGGCTGCATCGCTATGCTCATGGGGCGAAAGGAGGCTGGTGGTGTTCGGGACTCGATCCCCTTAACGATTGGCGGTTGATGGAGTGGGGGTGTTATAAGCCGAACCATCCCAGACCAGATAAAAAGGGTAAACTCATCAAGTACGAGCATCCGCCCTGCACGCCGACACGGATTTTTTGTCTGAGAGTGCCGCTTCATATCTGGCAGCAGACGGCATCGCGCTACGGCGTCCCCATGCCAGAGAAGATTGCGATCGCTCAAAACGGAGAAGCGCTGGGATTTTGGCAGTGGGTGCTAGAGATGAAAATTCCGACGATCCTTTGCGAGGGAGCAAAAAAAGCAGCGGCTTTGTTAACCCAAGGATATGCTGCGATCGCTTTACCGGGCATTACTAGCGGCTACCGCGTCACCAAAGACTTTCAAGGCAATGTTCTTAGCCGACAATTAATTCCAGACCTTCTGGCGTTCACGCGACTCAAACGCACTTTTTTTATCTGCTTTGACTACGAAACTCAACCCAAGACCATCAAAGCAGTCAATCAAGCGCAAACTCAACTGGGCGAACTGTTAGAGGAACAAAAGTGCCCGGTCAAAATTATCCGGCTTCCCGGATTACAAAAAGGCGTTGATGATTTTATAGTCGCCCAAGGCGCTGCCGCCTTCCAGACAGTCTATGAAGCCAGCCTCAACTTAGAAACTGACCTGGCTAAAAGCAAACCCCACACCGAGTTAACCTATTCCCCCGCACTCACCCTCAACCGGCGCTACCTGGAAAAATTGCCTTTTCCCACCTCTGGATTAGTCGGAATCAAGTCTGCGAAAGGAACCGGGAAAACCACTGCGCTGGTATCGCTGATCCAACAAGCGAAAAATAGAGGCGATCGCGTCCTGCTACTCACCCATAGAATCCAGCTAGGGCAGTTCTTGTGCGAAAAAATTGGAGTGAACTGGATTAATCACCGCACACTCGAAAAACGGGATAAAAACCCGGATAACTTATTACCCATTGCCCCATCTTTAGGACTCTGTATTGATTCCATTTGGAAGCTGAACCCAGAACATTGGCAAGGCGCGATCGTGATTCTGGATGAAGTTGAGCAATCCTTATGGCATCTCCTCAACAGCGACACTTGTAAAGACAAGCGAATCAAGATACTAAGAGTCTTCCAGCAGCTAATTTCCACCGTCCTGCAAACTGGTGGTTTGGTTATCGCCCAAGATGCTGACTTATCAGACCTTTCCTTAGACTACCTGAAGGGACTCGCAGGAATTAAAATTGAGCCGTGGGTTGTATTAAATGAGTGGAAGCCTGATGGCTGGGATGTCACCTTTCACAACACCCCAAACCCAACCCTGCTAATACAACAGTTGGAACTCGATCTGATAGCCGGACGGAAGTGTTATGTCACAACCGATAGTCGTTCCGGTCGTTACAGTTCAGAAACCATCGATCGCTACATCAAACAACGTCTAGAACAGTTCCTTCGACAATACCCCAAGACCTTAGTCGTCAGTTCTCAAACAACCAGCACTCCTGGTCATGAGGCGGTCAATTTTGTTGAAAGCATCAACCAAAAAGCCTTAGACTATGACGCAGTTTTTGTGACTCCTAGCCTAGGTACGGGAGTCAGCATTGACGTGGAACATTTCGACCGGGTTTATGGAATTTTTCAAGGCGTAATCCCAGACTCGGAAGCACGACAAGCATTAGCCAGAGTTCGTCAGAGCGTGCCGCGAATTGTTTGGTGTGCCAAACGAGGCATTGGCATGATTGGCAGTGGTAGTAAGAATTATCGGGTACTGTCTCACTGGTACCAGGAAAATCAGAAAGAAAACCTAGCTTTGATGAGTCCGCTTCATCCAGTTGATGTTGATTTGCCTTTAGTTTATGACTTAATTCACCTCAGAAGTTGGGCAAAATTTGCAGCCAGAGTAAATGCTTCGATTACTCTGTACCGTCAATCGATGTTAGAAGGATTAATCGCTGAAGGACATCAGGTAAATGTCATGAGCGATGCTCCCCCTTACGAGCGTCTCAGAGAGCTACGGATGGCGCTTTTAGCAGCAGCTCCTCGCGATTGGGAAACTTCTAAGAAGCTGGTTCGAGAAATTGTTAAAATTCAACAAGAATTTGAAGTGCGCCGCAAAAAGACTAAATCTATCAAGCATCAAATTGTCAAAATTCGGAATCAAATTGAATTACAAGCAGCGAGTGCAGTTGCGAATTCTCCAGACATTGAGCGCAGAGAATATGAGCGTCTGTTAACCAAGCGTTCTTTGACAGATGAGGAGCGAAATCAAGTGCAGAAATACATCTTGAAACAGCGCTATGGGGTAGAAGTGACTCCTCAATTAAAGTTACGGGACGATCGGGGATATTATTCACAGTTGTTGGTTCATTACTATTTGACTCACGAAAGCGAGTATTTTCAACTACAAGATCAACAAGAATGGCATCAGCAGTTGGAAAGAGGCGAGGGTAAAGTTTTCCTGCCAGATTTGAATACTTACACTTTGAAAATAGAGGCACTTAGAGCATTAGGAGTGCTGCAATTTATCCATCCGGAGCGTGAATTCAAAGAAACTGATTTAGACTTAGTTGAACTCAAAGCGACTGCACTCCGGTGTAGCAAACACATTAAACGTGCTATCGGAATCAGCATTCCGATGGAAACCGAAAAAGAGCGCCTAAGTTGCATAAAAGTGCTTAGCAAGGTTTTGAATTTACTCGGCTTAAAGCTAAGGTCATTTAAAAGAAAAGAAAATGGATATAAAAATCAAATAAAAGTTTATAGAATTGACTCAAAAACTCTTGATGATGGCAGGAACGAAATCTTTGAAGCGTGGCGTTACAGGGAAGGCTTGATAGAGGAGAGTGTTTCCAACCAGAGAGTTTTCACCCTGAAATCTGAAAGATGTACTACCCCATGCAAACCAACGCTATTTCATTCCCAGCGATAA
- a CDS encoding adenylate/guanylate cyclase domain-containing protein has protein sequence MASRYGLVDRSQLNWLILYRLGMIACAPLAAELIGSAFNIWYNLTQIQLLLTPAQNRVFVNTLLIYNVVVYPVALFLWVQLVLSLQRPLQQILHQQTMRAEHLIKARQRAINLPWWGMLIAGIGWLLCIPAFLLPLHYAPGTLDRRVFLHLSISVIVAALIAVPQGFFILELFTQRLLYPLLFQEAHPAETPGAFPLSLRQRGLVWAISAGVCPIASLLLLSLTASSSATPDPWFTIAVGVLGMVFGFSSALMVGQLVVEPVEELQQAARMVASGNLNIHIKLLRADEFGPLIDDFNDMIEELRDKQRLQETFGRHVGQTAAQQILQRDPSLGGVEQELTIMFADIRNFTARSAVSSPQQVVAMLNLFLTEMVKIVEQEHGGMVNKFLGDGFMALFGVGDDPHNHATKAVAAAQKMLASLQSINSDLAKQGQAPLAMGIGIHTGSVVLGSIGSPQRLEYTAIGDPVNVASRIESLTKELGTPLLLSAATHQQLPSTISTQELPPQQVKGQPHPIIVYCLKE, from the coding sequence ATGGCATCCCGTTATGGATTGGTTGATAGGAGTCAATTAAACTGGCTCATTCTTTATCGTCTAGGGATGATCGCCTGTGCGCCACTCGCTGCCGAGTTGATTGGCAGTGCATTTAATATCTGGTACAACCTGACCCAGATTCAATTGCTGCTGACTCCCGCGCAGAATAGAGTCTTTGTCAATACTCTGTTGATTTACAACGTTGTCGTCTACCCAGTCGCTCTGTTCCTCTGGGTGCAGCTCGTGCTGTCGCTACAGCGACCTTTACAACAGATCCTGCACCAGCAAACCATGAGAGCCGAGCATCTGATTAAAGCCAGACAACGAGCGATTAATCTGCCGTGGTGGGGAATGCTTATAGCCGGAATCGGTTGGCTATTGTGCATTCCCGCATTTCTACTCCCCCTGCATTATGCTCCGGGAACGCTCGACCGGCGCGTATTCTTGCACCTGTCGATTTCGGTGATTGTTGCAGCACTGATTGCGGTTCCTCAAGGTTTTTTTATTCTTGAGCTGTTCACCCAGCGACTGTTGTACCCGTTGCTGTTTCAAGAAGCTCACCCGGCGGAAACACCGGGGGCTTTCCCCCTCTCGCTTCGGCAACGAGGACTCGTGTGGGCAATATCTGCTGGGGTATGTCCGATTGCTTCGCTATTACTTTTAAGCTTGACCGCTAGTTCATCCGCAACGCCCGATCCCTGGTTTACCATCGCCGTCGGGGTGTTGGGTATGGTCTTCGGGTTTAGCAGTGCTTTGATGGTCGGTCAATTAGTCGTTGAACCCGTAGAGGAGCTACAACAGGCGGCTCGGATGGTAGCATCTGGGAACCTTAATATCCACATTAAATTGCTGCGAGCCGATGAATTTGGCCCTTTAATTGATGATTTTAACGACATGATTGAGGAGTTGCGAGACAAACAACGCTTGCAAGAAACCTTTGGTCGTCATGTCGGTCAAACCGCTGCCCAACAGATTCTCCAGCGCGATCCCAGCTTGGGCGGCGTCGAGCAGGAATTAACAATTATGTTTGCCGATATCCGCAACTTTACAGCCCGGAGTGCGGTTTCCTCTCCCCAGCAAGTCGTGGCGATGCTGAACTTGTTCCTGACTGAAATGGTAAAAATTGTTGAGCAGGAACATGGGGGAATGGTAAACAAATTCTTAGGGGATGGCTTTATGGCGCTGTTTGGCGTCGGAGATGATCCCCACAATCATGCTACCAAGGCTGTTGCAGCGGCTCAAAAAATGCTCGCCAGCCTGCAATCGATTAATAGCGACTTAGCAAAACAGGGACAAGCTCCTTTAGCAATGGGAATTGGCATTCATACGGGATCTGTGGTGTTAGGCAGTATCGGCTCACCCCAGCGATTGGAGTACACTGCGATCGGAGATCCGGTGAACGTCGCCTCGCGGATCGAATCTTTGACCAAAGAACTTGGAACACCGTTGCTGCTGAGTGCGGCGACTCATCAGCAATTACCCTCGACGATTTCGACTCAAGAATTGCCTCCCCAGCAGGTAAAGGGGCAACCCCACCCGATTATTGTGTATTGCCTAAAGGAATAG